In a genomic window of Microcoleus sp. AS-A8:
- a CDS encoding glycosyltransferase, with product MTTNVSVIIPTYNRLWCLAKGVESCRNTQCSTEIIVVDDGSTDGTWEWLQTQPDIISLRQENWGKGWAVNRAFAIAQGEYVRFLDSDDWLCPGAIDRQFELAIAQEADVVVGGYEMYSEDEKLLHKVDWTECDDFVAQQLGECDSSHYSAYLFRKEFLKDIPHRPEFGALDDRQFVIEVAMANPKVAIHSQPILCHRHHSQSRLQFPQGMRATTTNLHHLTIYKKCLSKLAERNELTPRRCKAVCHMLWHLAHWIAYTHLDEACEVAEWIYRLDADFQPPQPGLLGKLYTHLGFRNTEKILQFRRNTLALFRRNSVPKLHIFTALN from the coding sequence CTGTAATCATTCCTACATACAATCGTCTTTGGTGTCTTGCCAAAGGCGTAGAGTCGTGTCGCAACACTCAATGCTCCACTGAAATCATTGTGGTCGATGATGGTAGCACTGACGGTACTTGGGAATGGCTACAGACTCAACCCGATATCATTAGCCTGCGGCAGGAGAACTGGGGTAAAGGCTGGGCCGTAAATCGCGCCTTTGCGATCGCACAAGGCGAGTACGTGCGCTTTCTGGACTCAGATGATTGGCTCTGTCCGGGAGCGATTGATCGACAATTTGAACTGGCAATAGCGCAGGAAGCCGACGTAGTTGTTGGTGGCTACGAAATGTATTCAGAAGATGAGAAACTCCTGCATAAAGTTGACTGGACTGAGTGTGATGACTTTGTAGCTCAACAATTGGGAGAGTGTGACAGTTCTCATTACTCGGCTTATTTATTCCGTAAAGAATTTCTTAAAGATATTCCCCACCGCCCAGAGTTCGGTGCGCTTGATGACCGTCAGTTTGTCATTGAGGTTGCTATGGCAAACCCTAAGGTTGCCATCCATTCACAACCTATCCTTTGTCATCGTCATCATTCCCAAAGCCGCCTACAATTTCCCCAAGGAATGAGAGCAACAACTACAAATCTACATCATCTGACGATCTACAAGAAGTGCCTGAGCAAACTTGCTGAGAGAAATGAGCTAACTCCACGCCGCTGTAAAGCAGTTTGTCACATGCTCTGGCATTTGGCACATTGGATTGCGTATACCCACCTGGATGAAGCTTGTGAAGTTGCTGAGTGGATTTATCGCTTAGACGCTGATTTTCAACCCCCTCAACCTGGATTGCTCGGCAAGTTATACACTCACTTAGGGTTTCGCAATACTGAGAAAATTCTGCAATTTAGACGTAATACTTTGGCTTTATTTCGCCGCAACTCTGTGCCTAAACTGCATATATTTACAGCGTTAAATTAA